One window of the Megalops cyprinoides isolate fMegCyp1 chromosome 2, fMegCyp1.pri, whole genome shotgun sequence genome contains the following:
- the ddr2a gene encoding discoidin domain-containing receptor 2 isoform X3 produces the protein MKSPLKMHILPLILLFLFGAVESQVNPGVCRYPLGMSGGQIQDEDISASSQWSESTAARYGRLDFEEGDGAWCPEITVEPDNLKEFLQIDLRSLHFITLVGTQGRHAGGIGNEFAQMYKIKYSRDGSRWISWRNRQGKQIIEGNRNAYDIVLKDLEPPIIARFVRFMPVTDHSMNVCMRVELYGCEWLDGLVSYNAPAGQMMTVKGQHIYLNDSVYDGAVGYSMTEGLGQLTDGMCGLDDFTHSHVYSVWPGYDYVGWTNESFPNNYVEIMFEFDRTRNFTTMKVHCNNMFAKRVKTFRQVVCYFRSESDWEPTPISFSPVMDDVNPSARFVTVSLYNHMASAIKCQYYFADIWMMFSEITFQSDTAVYNTTLAPPKTGPPTSTQPGDDPTHKVDDSNTRILIGCLVAIIFILVAIIVIILWRQVWQKMLEKSETFTYNHNNPSSSPSEQESNSTYERIFPLGPDYQEPSRLIRKLPEFSQSAEEAAASTSAAAKSPQASNQEGVPHYAEADIVNLQGVTGSNTYAVPAITMDLLSGKDVAVEEFPRKLLTFKEKLGEGQFGEVHLCEAEGMQDFMDDDFSFEISDNQPILVAVKMLRADANKNARNDFLKEIKIMSRLKDPNIIRLLAVCICSDPLCMITEYMENGDLNQFLSRHEPEDQMALLSNAPTVSYSNLQYMATQIASGMKYLSSLNFVHRDLATRNCLVGKNYTIKIADFGMSRNLYSGDYYRIQGRAVLPIRWMSWESILLGKFTTASDVWAFGVTLWETLTFCKEQPYSQLTDEQVIENTGEFFRDQKRQIYLPQPAMCPDPVYKLMLSCWRRNAKERPSFQEIHRALLECQV, from the exons ATGAAGAGCCCTCTAAAAATGCACATCCTTCCATTGATATTGCTCTTCCTCTTCGGAGCAGTGGAGTCACAAGTCAACCCAG gtgtgtgtcGCTACCCTCTGGGAATGTCTGGGGGGCAGATTCAGGATGAAGATATCTCGGCCTCTAGCCAGTGGTCTGAATCTACTGCAGCTAGATATGGCAG acTGGACTTTGAGGAGGGAGATGGGGCGTGGTGCCCAGAGATCACTGTGGAGCCTGACAACCTGAAGGAGTTCCTGCAGATCGACCTGCGCTCGCTGCACTTCATCACCCTGGTGGGCACACAGGGCCGCCACGCCGGCGGCATCGGCAACGAGTTCGCGCAGATGTACAAGATCAAGTACAGCCGCGACGGCAGCCGCTGGATCTCCTGGCGCAACCGCCAGGGAAAGCAG ATTATCGAAGGGAACAGGAATGCGTATGACATCGTGCTGAAGGACCTGGAGCCACCCATCATTGCTCGTTTCGTGCGCTTCATGCCCGTGACCGACCACTCCATGAACGTGTGTATGAGGGTGGAGCTCTATGGCTGTGAATGGCTAG ATGGGCTGGTGTCATACAATGCTCCAGCCGGGCAGATGATGACCGTTAAAGGCCAGCACATTTATCTGAATGACTCTGTGTACGACGGGGCCGTGGGCTACAG TATGACAGAGGGTCTGGGCCAGCTGACAGATGGTATGTGTGGCCTGGATGACTTCACCCACAGCCACGTCTACAGCGTCTGGCCCGGCTATGACTATGTGGGCTGGACCAACGAGAGCTTCCCCAACAACTACGTGGAAATCATGTTCGAGTTTGACCGTACCCGCAACTTCACCACTATGAAG GTGCACTGCAACAACATGTTCGCAAAGAGGGTGAAGACTTTCCGGCAGGTGGTGTGCTACTTCCGTTCAGAGTCGGACTGGGAGCCCACACCCATCTCCTTCAGCCCCGTCATGGACGACGTCAACCCCAGCGCCCGTTTCGTCACTGTCTCCCTCTACAACCACATGGCCAGTGCCATCAAGTGCCAGTACTACTTCGCTGACATCTGGATGATGTTCAGCGAGATCACCTTCCAGTCAG ATACTGCCGTGTATAACACCACACTGGCCCCCCCAAAGACTGGCCCCCCCACCAGCACTCAACCAG GGGATGACCCCACCCACAAAGTAGATGACAGCAACACAaggattctgattggctgtttggtGGCCATCATCTTCATCTTAGTGGCCATTATTGTCATCATTCTGTGGCGCCAAGTCTGGCAGAAGATGCTGGAGAAG AGTGAGACCTTCACCTATAACCACAACAACCCCTCCTCATCACCCAGCGAACAGGAGTCCAACTCCACTTACGAGAGGATCTTCCCTCTGGGGCCCGACTACCAGGAGCCCTCGCGCCTCATTCGCAAGTTACCGGAATTCTCCCAGTCCGCGGAGGAGGCTG CAGCAAGTACCAGTGCAGCAGCAAAGTCACCTCAGGCCAGCAATCAAGAGGGCGTTCCTCACTACGCAGAGGCCGACATTGTCAACCTTCAGGGGGTGACAGGAAGCAATACCTATGCTGTGCCAGCCATCACTATGGACCTGCTGTCTGGAAAGGACGTTGCCGTTGAGGAGTTTCCCCGCAAGCTGCTGACATTTAAAGAGAAGCTGGGAGAGGGACAATTTGGAGAG GTGCACCTATGTGAGGCGGAAGGCATGCAAGACTTCATGGATGATGATTTCTCTTTTGAAATCAGTGACAACCAGCCCATACTTGTGGCCGTGAAGATGCTGAGAGCAGATGCTAACAAGAACGCAAG GAATGACTTCCTGAAAGAGATAAAGATCATGTCACGGCTCAAAGACCCAAACATCATCCGCCTACTGGCCGTGTGCATCTGCAGTGACCCCCTCTGCATGATCACAGAGTACATGGAGAACGGAGACCTCAACCAGTTCCTGTCTCGCCACGAGCCAGAGGACCAGATGGCCCTGCTCAGTAACGCACCCACTGTCAG CTACAGTAACCTGCAGTACATGGCTACACAGATCGCCTCTGGCATGAAGTACCTGTCCTCCCTCAACTTCGTGCACCGAGACCTGGCGACGCGCAACTGCCTGGTGGGAAAGAACTACACCATAAAGATTGCTGACTTTGGCATGAGTCGCAACCTGTACAGCGGGGACTACTACCGCATCCAGGGCCGGGCAGTACTACCCATCCGCTGGATGTCTTGGGAGAGCATCCTGCTG GGCAAGTTCACCACTGCCAGCGACGTATGGGCCTTTGGCGTGACACTGTGGGAGACTCTGACCTTCTGCAAGGAGCAGCCATACTCCCAGCTCACTGATGAGCAGGTCATTGAGAACACCGGCGAATTCTTCAGGGACCAAAAACGGCAG ATCTACCTGCCACAGCCAGCCATGTGTCCCGACCCAGTCTACAAACTGATGTTGAGCTGCTGGCGCAGAAACGCAAAGGAGCGGCCGTCCTTTCAGGAAATCCACCGAGCGCTCCTAGAGTGCCAAGTTTAG
- the ddr2a gene encoding discoidin domain-containing receptor 2 isoform X2 produces MKSPLKMHILPLILLFLFGAVESQVNPGVCRYPLGMSGGQIQDEDISASSQWSESTAARYGRLDFEEGDGAWCPEITVEPDNLKEFLQIDLRSLHFITLVGTQGRHAGGIGNEFAQMYKIKYSRDGSRWISWRNRQGKQIIEGNRNAYDIVLKDLEPPIIARFVRFMPVTDHSMNVCMRVELYGCEWLDGLVSYNAPAGQMMTVKGQHIYLNDSVYDGAVGYSMTEGLGQLTDGMCGLDDFTHSHVYSVWPGYDYVGWTNESFPNNYVEIMFEFDRTRNFTTMKVHCNNMFAKRVKTFRQVVCYFRSESDWEPTPISFSPVMDDVNPSARFVTVSLYNHMASAIKCQYYFADIWMMFSEITFQSDTAVYNTTLAPPKTGPPTSTQPGDDPTHKVDDSNTRILIGCLVAIIFILVAIIVIILWRQVWQKMLEKASRRMLDDELTASLSIQSETFTYNHNNPSSSPSEQESNSTYERIFPLGPDYQEPSRLIRKLPEFSQSAEEAASTSAAAKSPQASNQEGVPHYAEADIVNLQGVTGSNTYAVPAITMDLLSGKDVAVEEFPRKLLTFKEKLGEGQFGEVHLCEAEGMQDFMDDDFSFEISDNQPILVAVKMLRADANKNARNDFLKEIKIMSRLKDPNIIRLLAVCICSDPLCMITEYMENGDLNQFLSRHEPEDQMALLSNAPTVSYSNLQYMATQIASGMKYLSSLNFVHRDLATRNCLVGKNYTIKIADFGMSRNLYSGDYYRIQGRAVLPIRWMSWESILLGKFTTASDVWAFGVTLWETLTFCKEQPYSQLTDEQVIENTGEFFRDQKRQIYLPQPAMCPDPVYKLMLSCWRRNAKERPSFQEIHRALLECQV; encoded by the exons ATGAAGAGCCCTCTAAAAATGCACATCCTTCCATTGATATTGCTCTTCCTCTTCGGAGCAGTGGAGTCACAAGTCAACCCAG gtgtgtgtcGCTACCCTCTGGGAATGTCTGGGGGGCAGATTCAGGATGAAGATATCTCGGCCTCTAGCCAGTGGTCTGAATCTACTGCAGCTAGATATGGCAG acTGGACTTTGAGGAGGGAGATGGGGCGTGGTGCCCAGAGATCACTGTGGAGCCTGACAACCTGAAGGAGTTCCTGCAGATCGACCTGCGCTCGCTGCACTTCATCACCCTGGTGGGCACACAGGGCCGCCACGCCGGCGGCATCGGCAACGAGTTCGCGCAGATGTACAAGATCAAGTACAGCCGCGACGGCAGCCGCTGGATCTCCTGGCGCAACCGCCAGGGAAAGCAG ATTATCGAAGGGAACAGGAATGCGTATGACATCGTGCTGAAGGACCTGGAGCCACCCATCATTGCTCGTTTCGTGCGCTTCATGCCCGTGACCGACCACTCCATGAACGTGTGTATGAGGGTGGAGCTCTATGGCTGTGAATGGCTAG ATGGGCTGGTGTCATACAATGCTCCAGCCGGGCAGATGATGACCGTTAAAGGCCAGCACATTTATCTGAATGACTCTGTGTACGACGGGGCCGTGGGCTACAG TATGACAGAGGGTCTGGGCCAGCTGACAGATGGTATGTGTGGCCTGGATGACTTCACCCACAGCCACGTCTACAGCGTCTGGCCCGGCTATGACTATGTGGGCTGGACCAACGAGAGCTTCCCCAACAACTACGTGGAAATCATGTTCGAGTTTGACCGTACCCGCAACTTCACCACTATGAAG GTGCACTGCAACAACATGTTCGCAAAGAGGGTGAAGACTTTCCGGCAGGTGGTGTGCTACTTCCGTTCAGAGTCGGACTGGGAGCCCACACCCATCTCCTTCAGCCCCGTCATGGACGACGTCAACCCCAGCGCCCGTTTCGTCACTGTCTCCCTCTACAACCACATGGCCAGTGCCATCAAGTGCCAGTACTACTTCGCTGACATCTGGATGATGTTCAGCGAGATCACCTTCCAGTCAG ATACTGCCGTGTATAACACCACACTGGCCCCCCCAAAGACTGGCCCCCCCACCAGCACTCAACCAG GGGATGACCCCACCCACAAAGTAGATGACAGCAACACAaggattctgattggctgtttggtGGCCATCATCTTCATCTTAGTGGCCATTATTGTCATCATTCTGTGGCGCCAAGTCTGGCAGAAGATGCTGGAGAAG GCCTCTCGGCGGATGCTGGACGATGAACTAACTGCTAGTCTGTCAATACAGAGTGAGACCTTCACCTATAACCACAACAACCCCTCCTCATCACCCAGCGAACAGGAGTCCAACTCCACTTACGAGAGGATCTTCCCTCTGGGGCCCGACTACCAGGAGCCCTCGCGCCTCATTCGCAAGTTACCGGAATTCTCCCAGTCCGCGGAGGAGGCTG CAAGTACCAGTGCAGCAGCAAAGTCACCTCAGGCCAGCAATCAAGAGGGCGTTCCTCACTACGCAGAGGCCGACATTGTCAACCTTCAGGGGGTGACAGGAAGCAATACCTATGCTGTGCCAGCCATCACTATGGACCTGCTGTCTGGAAAGGACGTTGCCGTTGAGGAGTTTCCCCGCAAGCTGCTGACATTTAAAGAGAAGCTGGGAGAGGGACAATTTGGAGAG GTGCACCTATGTGAGGCGGAAGGCATGCAAGACTTCATGGATGATGATTTCTCTTTTGAAATCAGTGACAACCAGCCCATACTTGTGGCCGTGAAGATGCTGAGAGCAGATGCTAACAAGAACGCAAG GAATGACTTCCTGAAAGAGATAAAGATCATGTCACGGCTCAAAGACCCAAACATCATCCGCCTACTGGCCGTGTGCATCTGCAGTGACCCCCTCTGCATGATCACAGAGTACATGGAGAACGGAGACCTCAACCAGTTCCTGTCTCGCCACGAGCCAGAGGACCAGATGGCCCTGCTCAGTAACGCACCCACTGTCAG CTACAGTAACCTGCAGTACATGGCTACACAGATCGCCTCTGGCATGAAGTACCTGTCCTCCCTCAACTTCGTGCACCGAGACCTGGCGACGCGCAACTGCCTGGTGGGAAAGAACTACACCATAAAGATTGCTGACTTTGGCATGAGTCGCAACCTGTACAGCGGGGACTACTACCGCATCCAGGGCCGGGCAGTACTACCCATCCGCTGGATGTCTTGGGAGAGCATCCTGCTG GGCAAGTTCACCACTGCCAGCGACGTATGGGCCTTTGGCGTGACACTGTGGGAGACTCTGACCTTCTGCAAGGAGCAGCCATACTCCCAGCTCACTGATGAGCAGGTCATTGAGAACACCGGCGAATTCTTCAGGGACCAAAAACGGCAG ATCTACCTGCCACAGCCAGCCATGTGTCCCGACCCAGTCTACAAACTGATGTTGAGCTGCTGGCGCAGAAACGCAAAGGAGCGGCCGTCCTTTCAGGAAATCCACCGAGCGCTCCTAGAGTGCCAAGTTTAG
- the ddr2a gene encoding discoidin domain-containing receptor 2 isoform X1, translating to MKSPLKMHILPLILLFLFGAVESQVNPGVCRYPLGMSGGQIQDEDISASSQWSESTAARYGRLDFEEGDGAWCPEITVEPDNLKEFLQIDLRSLHFITLVGTQGRHAGGIGNEFAQMYKIKYSRDGSRWISWRNRQGKQIIEGNRNAYDIVLKDLEPPIIARFVRFMPVTDHSMNVCMRVELYGCEWLDGLVSYNAPAGQMMTVKGQHIYLNDSVYDGAVGYSMTEGLGQLTDGMCGLDDFTHSHVYSVWPGYDYVGWTNESFPNNYVEIMFEFDRTRNFTTMKVHCNNMFAKRVKTFRQVVCYFRSESDWEPTPISFSPVMDDVNPSARFVTVSLYNHMASAIKCQYYFADIWMMFSEITFQSDTAVYNTTLAPPKTGPPTSTQPGDDPTHKVDDSNTRILIGCLVAIIFILVAIIVIILWRQVWQKMLEKASRRMLDDELTASLSIQSETFTYNHNNPSSSPSEQESNSTYERIFPLGPDYQEPSRLIRKLPEFSQSAEEAAASTSAAAKSPQASNQEGVPHYAEADIVNLQGVTGSNTYAVPAITMDLLSGKDVAVEEFPRKLLTFKEKLGEGQFGEVHLCEAEGMQDFMDDDFSFEISDNQPILVAVKMLRADANKNARNDFLKEIKIMSRLKDPNIIRLLAVCICSDPLCMITEYMENGDLNQFLSRHEPEDQMALLSNAPTVSYSNLQYMATQIASGMKYLSSLNFVHRDLATRNCLVGKNYTIKIADFGMSRNLYSGDYYRIQGRAVLPIRWMSWESILLGKFTTASDVWAFGVTLWETLTFCKEQPYSQLTDEQVIENTGEFFRDQKRQIYLPQPAMCPDPVYKLMLSCWRRNAKERPSFQEIHRALLECQV from the exons ATGAAGAGCCCTCTAAAAATGCACATCCTTCCATTGATATTGCTCTTCCTCTTCGGAGCAGTGGAGTCACAAGTCAACCCAG gtgtgtgtcGCTACCCTCTGGGAATGTCTGGGGGGCAGATTCAGGATGAAGATATCTCGGCCTCTAGCCAGTGGTCTGAATCTACTGCAGCTAGATATGGCAG acTGGACTTTGAGGAGGGAGATGGGGCGTGGTGCCCAGAGATCACTGTGGAGCCTGACAACCTGAAGGAGTTCCTGCAGATCGACCTGCGCTCGCTGCACTTCATCACCCTGGTGGGCACACAGGGCCGCCACGCCGGCGGCATCGGCAACGAGTTCGCGCAGATGTACAAGATCAAGTACAGCCGCGACGGCAGCCGCTGGATCTCCTGGCGCAACCGCCAGGGAAAGCAG ATTATCGAAGGGAACAGGAATGCGTATGACATCGTGCTGAAGGACCTGGAGCCACCCATCATTGCTCGTTTCGTGCGCTTCATGCCCGTGACCGACCACTCCATGAACGTGTGTATGAGGGTGGAGCTCTATGGCTGTGAATGGCTAG ATGGGCTGGTGTCATACAATGCTCCAGCCGGGCAGATGATGACCGTTAAAGGCCAGCACATTTATCTGAATGACTCTGTGTACGACGGGGCCGTGGGCTACAG TATGACAGAGGGTCTGGGCCAGCTGACAGATGGTATGTGTGGCCTGGATGACTTCACCCACAGCCACGTCTACAGCGTCTGGCCCGGCTATGACTATGTGGGCTGGACCAACGAGAGCTTCCCCAACAACTACGTGGAAATCATGTTCGAGTTTGACCGTACCCGCAACTTCACCACTATGAAG GTGCACTGCAACAACATGTTCGCAAAGAGGGTGAAGACTTTCCGGCAGGTGGTGTGCTACTTCCGTTCAGAGTCGGACTGGGAGCCCACACCCATCTCCTTCAGCCCCGTCATGGACGACGTCAACCCCAGCGCCCGTTTCGTCACTGTCTCCCTCTACAACCACATGGCCAGTGCCATCAAGTGCCAGTACTACTTCGCTGACATCTGGATGATGTTCAGCGAGATCACCTTCCAGTCAG ATACTGCCGTGTATAACACCACACTGGCCCCCCCAAAGACTGGCCCCCCCACCAGCACTCAACCAG GGGATGACCCCACCCACAAAGTAGATGACAGCAACACAaggattctgattggctgtttggtGGCCATCATCTTCATCTTAGTGGCCATTATTGTCATCATTCTGTGGCGCCAAGTCTGGCAGAAGATGCTGGAGAAG GCCTCTCGGCGGATGCTGGACGATGAACTAACTGCTAGTCTGTCAATACAGAGTGAGACCTTCACCTATAACCACAACAACCCCTCCTCATCACCCAGCGAACAGGAGTCCAACTCCACTTACGAGAGGATCTTCCCTCTGGGGCCCGACTACCAGGAGCCCTCGCGCCTCATTCGCAAGTTACCGGAATTCTCCCAGTCCGCGGAGGAGGCTG CAGCAAGTACCAGTGCAGCAGCAAAGTCACCTCAGGCCAGCAATCAAGAGGGCGTTCCTCACTACGCAGAGGCCGACATTGTCAACCTTCAGGGGGTGACAGGAAGCAATACCTATGCTGTGCCAGCCATCACTATGGACCTGCTGTCTGGAAAGGACGTTGCCGTTGAGGAGTTTCCCCGCAAGCTGCTGACATTTAAAGAGAAGCTGGGAGAGGGACAATTTGGAGAG GTGCACCTATGTGAGGCGGAAGGCATGCAAGACTTCATGGATGATGATTTCTCTTTTGAAATCAGTGACAACCAGCCCATACTTGTGGCCGTGAAGATGCTGAGAGCAGATGCTAACAAGAACGCAAG GAATGACTTCCTGAAAGAGATAAAGATCATGTCACGGCTCAAAGACCCAAACATCATCCGCCTACTGGCCGTGTGCATCTGCAGTGACCCCCTCTGCATGATCACAGAGTACATGGAGAACGGAGACCTCAACCAGTTCCTGTCTCGCCACGAGCCAGAGGACCAGATGGCCCTGCTCAGTAACGCACCCACTGTCAG CTACAGTAACCTGCAGTACATGGCTACACAGATCGCCTCTGGCATGAAGTACCTGTCCTCCCTCAACTTCGTGCACCGAGACCTGGCGACGCGCAACTGCCTGGTGGGAAAGAACTACACCATAAAGATTGCTGACTTTGGCATGAGTCGCAACCTGTACAGCGGGGACTACTACCGCATCCAGGGCCGGGCAGTACTACCCATCCGCTGGATGTCTTGGGAGAGCATCCTGCTG GGCAAGTTCACCACTGCCAGCGACGTATGGGCCTTTGGCGTGACACTGTGGGAGACTCTGACCTTCTGCAAGGAGCAGCCATACTCCCAGCTCACTGATGAGCAGGTCATTGAGAACACCGGCGAATTCTTCAGGGACCAAAAACGGCAG ATCTACCTGCCACAGCCAGCCATGTGTCCCGACCCAGTCTACAAACTGATGTTGAGCTGCTGGCGCAGAAACGCAAAGGAGCGGCCGTCCTTTCAGGAAATCCACCGAGCGCTCCTAGAGTGCCAAGTTTAG